A window of Desulfobulbus oralis genomic DNA:
CACCGGGGCGGCCGCTGCCCCTGCTCCCCAGGAGGCGGCGAATACGGCCCGACCCGCAGCGCCCCAGCCCGAACCACCCATCAAAAGCATCCTTGACTTCATTCAGCGCTATGTGGCGACGCTTTTGGCCGCTGGTTCGCAGACCGACCGTGTGGACCGCACCGCCGACCGCATTGCCCGGTCCTGGGGCTGTCAGTTGGAACTGGCCATTCTGTCGCACCACTTCATGCTTTCGGTTGTCAAGCCCTCCCCTGATGGGCAGACATCCGAGCGCCGCACCGCCGTAGCTTCCATAGTGTCCAGCGGGCCCAATTTCCAGCGCGTGGCGGCGCTCAACGCCCTGAGCTGGAACGTGGTGGATCAGGGGCTGACGCTCCAGGAGGCGGTGCAGCGTTTTGAAGCTGTCTGCGCTGTGCCCCCCATTCGCCCGGAGCTCCTGCAGGTGCTGGTGCCCTGCGCCAGCGCCGCGCTCTGCCGGCTTTTTTCGGGGACGCCTCTGGATATGACTCTCGTCTTTCTGGCCGCCTGGGTGGGTTTTTTCCTGCGTCGCAGGTTGGTTGCCTGGAGGGTGGACCTCAAAATCACCTTTGTGCTGTGCGCCTTCGTGGCTTCCATGCTGCCGGCAATGGGCATGATATGGCATTGGCCTGGCGCCACCCAGATCGCCCTGGCCACAAGCCCCCTTTTTCTGGTGCCTGGCCTGCCCCTGATCAATGCGGTGCTGGATCTTCTGGGTGGTCACGTGCTGCTGGGTGTTTCCCGCCTGATTCGGGCGGCGACCCTGGTGATCTGCATTGCTTTGGGCCTTTCGTTCACCATGCTGCTGATGGGAGTGGAAAGCCTTTGAATCTCGCGCTCTTGCTTCTGGAAAACGGCGTCTGTGCGGCTGTCGCCACCGTGGGTTTTGCAGCCCTGTCCCGGCCGACCAAGCAGATTGTCATCGTGGCCGCAATCCTGGCCGCATTGGGCCGCATGTGCCGTACCGGCCTGATGCAGGCCCATGTGGCCATCGCCCCCGCCACCCTGGTCGCGGCCATGCTGATCGCCCTGTGCAGCATGCCGGCCGCGCGCCGCTACCGTATCCCGGCCGAGATGTTTGCCTTTCCGGCGCTTTTGCCCATGGTCCCGGGCATGTTCGCCTATCAGGCCATTTTGAAGACCCTGCAGTTCATGGAGGTTGGCAACACGCCCCAGGGCCATACCCTTTTGGGTGATATTGTCTACAACGGGCTCGCCACCTTCTTCATCCTCTGCGCGCTGGCCATAGGCTCCACGGTGCCGCTTTTGATCTTCCACCCGGAATCCGCCCTGGGCCGGCTGCTGCCGCGCTTTTGCTCCAGGCGGCAGGCCGTTCAGGTTCAGACGGCCGGGTCACAGGGCAAGGAGCAGCTGGACGACGCGGCCGGGCCCCGATAAGCCGTGCTTTTCATGCCCTGTTCCGGATCAGGCTCTGCCGTTTTCGGCGGGGCCTTTTTTATTGCAGGACCGGCTCCTCTTTCCAGGACCTTGCCCCTGCGGCGGCATGCCAGGCAGGGGGAGCGCGGTCTCAGCTCTTTGTCACAATCGCCATGGCGTCGCCGTAGGAGAAGAAGCGGTAGCGCAGGCGCACGGCTGTCTCATAGGCGGCCAGGGTCCGCTCCCGGCCGGCCAGGGCAGCGACCAGGAAGAGCAGGGATGATTTGGGCAGATGGAAGTTGGTGACCAGATTGTCCACCACCTGAAAGCGGAAACCCGGGTAGATGTAGAGATTGCAGAGCCCGGCAAAGGCGGCTACCGGCCCCTCTGCGCCACAGCCCCGCGCTGCGGCGAATTCCAGGGTACGCGTACTGGTGGTGCCCACCGCCCAGACCCGGCGACCCGCCTTTTTGGCGGCATTGACCGCCTCCGCGCTCGCTGCCGGTACGCTCACCCATTCCGAATGAATCGGATGCGCGCGGATGTCCGCAGTCCTGACCGGCGCAAAGGTGCCGTAGCCCACGTGCAGGGTCAGGGGCGCCATGATGACGCCCATCCGCTCCAGCTCTGCCAGGAGTTCGGGTGTAAAGTGCAGGCCGGCCGTGGGCGCGGCGACCGAGCCGGTGTAACGGGCGTAGCAGGTCTGATAGCGTTCGCTGTCCTGCTGCCTGTGGCTTTCGTCCGTCCGCGTGATATAGGGTGGAAGGGGCATGCGGCCGCAGTCGGCCAGCACCTCTTCCAGCCGCTTTCCGGCCGGAAACCAGAGCCGCACGCCGGCAGTGCCGTCCTGGTGCAAGGCGGTCACCTCGGCCTGCAGCGCCGGGCCAAAAGAAAGCCGGGCCCCAATCCTCGCCCGCTTGGAGCTTTTCAGAAGCGCCCGCGCCGTGGCGCAGTGTTCGCTCTGCCCGGAAGCCTCCTCTGTCTCCGGAAATCCCAGGAGAAAGAGTTCTATCCTGCCGCCGCTGGCCTTGCTGCCCAGAAGTCTGGCAGGAAAGACCCTGGTATTGTTCAGGGCCAGGACATCACCCGCTCGGAACAGGCGGGGCAGGTCGTGAAAACGCCGGTGTTCCGGACCCGCCCCACAGGTATTCAGAACCAGCAGTCTGGAGCCGTCGCGGGCGGGCGCTGGTTCCTGGGCAATCAGCTCCGGCGGCAGAACATAGTCGTAGTCATCGAGGGAATAGGCAAAGTCGGCGTACATGGCAGCAGAAGAGTGGGCTTGCCGAAGCCAGCGCTTCAGGGTATTTTGGCAGGCCACGCTACAACGAAGCGCTGGCAAAAGCAAGCAGCGCTGGTCTTTTCAGGATGCCCTATGCTGCTCGTCACTGCCACGGATTTGGAAATGCAGGCCCTGACCGCCGCCTGTGTGCCGGCCCGCCTGCCGGAGCAGCGCCTGGTTTGCGGGGTGGGGCCGGCCGAGGCGGCCTTCCGGCTGGGCCTCTTTCTGGCCGCGGCCGGGGCCTCGGGGCAACTGCCCGATTGTGTCCTGAATATCGGCATTGCCGGCGCCTATCTGCATCCGGGTCTGCCTGCACCGGCGGTTCTGGATTGCTGTCTGGCGACCAGCGAAGTGCTGGGCGATCTGGGCAAATGCCAGCATGGGCGCCTGCTGCCGCTGCAGAGCGGATGCCATGACTTTTTTCCGCTGGATGCAGCCCTCGGAAGCCGCATCAGAAGCCGCCTTGAAGAGGCGGGCTTTCCGGTTGAAACCGGCCCCTTTGTCACCGTCAGTTGCGCCAGCGGCGATCGCGATCGGGCCGATCTGCTGCTGGCCCGCTATCCCGATGCGCTCTGCGAGAACATGGAGGGCGCGGCCCTGGCCCTGGCGGCCGCCCACTTTGGCCTGCCCTTTGCCGAGCTGCGCTGTGTCTCCAACGTGGTGGACGAGCCGGAGCGCCAGCACTGGTGTCTTCAGGCCGCCTGCGCCCGCTGCGGCGAGGTGGCGGCCCTTCTTTTCGAGGAGAAACATACATGGATCCCCTGAGTCTGGGCTATTCGCCATGTCCGAACGACACCTATATTTTCAATGCCCTGGTGCACCGCCTGATTCCCTACGCCGGGCCGGAACTGGCGCCGCCGGTCCTGGACGACGTCGAGACCCTGAACGCCTGGGCGATGCAGGGCCGATTCGATATCACCAAGCTTTCCTGCCATGCCTACGGCTATCTGCGTGACCAGTACCGCGTGCTTTCCGCAGGCGCGGCGCTGGGCCGGGGCTGTGGCCCGCTTCTGGTCACCCATCATGGCGACAAGGCCGCGGATCCGGCAGGATGGCGCGTTGCCATTCCCGGCCGCTACACCACGGCCGCACTCCTCCTGCAGCTCTATCTGCCCGGCTGCACCACGACGGTCATGCGTTTTGACCGCATCATGGATGCCCTGGAGCAGCAGAGCGTTGACGCCGGTCTTATCATCCACGAGGGCCGCTTTACCTACAGGGACCGTGATCTGCTCTGCGTTCAGGATCTGGGCGAGTGGTGGGAGCGGGAAACCGGCTTTCCCATTCCCCTGGGCTGCATTGCCATGAAAAGCGGCCTGGGCCAGGACCTGCACGATGCCGTGTCCGTAGGCATTGTCCAGAGCATCCGTTGGGCTGAGGCCCATCCCGATGCCTGCCTGCCCTATATCCGCGCACACGCACAGGAGCTGGCGCCCGGGGTGATCCGGAGCCACATCGATCTCTATGTCAACAGCTTCTCGAAAGACCTGGGCCCGGAGGGGCTGGCGGCCATCGATGAACTGATACGGCGCGGCCAGGCCATTGGCCTGCTTCCGGTGGTGTAGGCATGCAGGGCAGGGCGTCCGTTCCGGCAGATTCCGGCCGGCCCGGTGCAGCCGGCACGCCGGTCCCGCCACTCGATCCCGGCCTTGTGCAGCGCTTCGGCCTGATCTTCAGCCGCTGCCCCTACGGCTTCGATCAGCCCGCGGTCTATCATCAGGCCGGGTTCATGCACCTGAATTCCCAGACAATGGGGGCACTGCTGGAAAACGGTTATCGCCGCAACGGCAACCACATGTATACCATGCACTGCCCTGGCTGCCGGGGCTGCGTGTCCATCCGCCTGGACCCGGCACAGTTCAGGCCAAACCGCAACCAGAAACGGGTGTGGCGCAAGAACCAGGACATCGTGGTCCAGCCCGGGCCGCTGCTCATGTCGCGGGAGCATCTGAGCCTTCTGGACAAATTCCTGCGCATTCGTTTCCACAACCAGGACAGTCAGGCGGAAAGCTATTACAGCCAGTTTTTTCTCACCACCATCAGCCCCTGTTTCGAGCTGCGCTACTGGGCGGACGGCGTGCTGGTGGGCGTTGCCATTGTGGACGCCACGCCGGAATGGCTGAATGCGGTCTATTTCTACTTTGACCCGGACCAGGGCTGGCGCAGTCCGGGCACCTTCAACATTCTGAACCTGGTGCACTTCTGCCGCCAGCACGGCATTCCGAAGCTGTATCTGGGCTACTGCATCGAGGGCCTTTTGGCCATGGCCTACAAAAAGGCCTTCAGGCCCCATGAGCTGCTGCTGCAGGGCCAGTGGCGGCGCATTGCCTGAAATCGCCGCCACTGGCCCTGCCGGCGTGTGGGCAAAAAAAGCCCCGGGCAGTTTCCTCTGTCCGGGGGGGCTTGGCAGGAAGGTTCTGATCGCTCTTACAGGCTGTAGCTGTGCAGCCAGTTGGCATGTTTTAGGTTTTCGCCCCTGACAATCCTGAAGAATTCGGCCTGCAGGCGTCTGGTGATTGGGCCGGCCGGGCCGATCTCCCGCCTGTCCAGCTCGCGGATGGGGGTCAGCTCCGCCGCGGTGCCGGTAAAGAAGGCCTCATCCGCAATGTAGAACTCGTCGCGGGTGAACTGCTGCTCCTCGACCGTGTAGCCGAGTTCCCGGGCGATTTCGATGATGGACAGCCTGGTGATGCCGCCCAGAATCGAGGTCAGCGGCGTGGTCTTGATGATGCCGTCTTTGACGATGAACACGTTCTCGCCGGTTGCCTCGGACACAAAGCCCGCGGTGTCCAGCATGATGGCCTCGTCGTAGCCGTCTTCCCTGGCCTCTATTTTGGCCAGGATGGAGTTGATATAGTTGCCGGCCGCCTTGGCCTTGGACATCAGGGTGTTGACATGGCTGCGGGCAAAGGAGCTGGTCTTGACGCGGATGCCCTTTTCCAGCGCATCCGCACCCAGATATGCGCCCCAGGGCCACACGGCAATGATGGTGTGCACCGGATTGTCGCCCGGATACACGCCCATTTCACCGTAACCCGCAAAGGACAGCGGCCGGATATAGGCTGCGCTCATCCGGTTGGCCTTCAGCGTCTCCACACAGGCTTCGGCAATCTGCCCGGCCGTAAAGCCCAGATCCATGCGCAGAATCTTGGCCGAGTTGATGAGGCGCTGGGCATGGTCTTCCAGCCTGAACACCGCGGATTGGCCGTTTGCGCAACTGTAGGCGCGGATGCCCTCGAAGACGGCACTGCCGTAGTGCAAGGCATGGGTGAGTACATGAACCTGGGCCTGATCCCAGGGAACCAGCCTGCCGTCAAACCAGATGAATTCGCTTGTTTGCATATCTCCTCCGTAAAAAGCGACGGCCAGCCGATGCCGGCCGCGTGGGCACAATCAACGGTAACTGAATACCATGGCATCCTTTTTGCGGTCAACCCGGGCAGTGCCGCCTTTCACCAGTTTGCCGAAAAGAATTTCCTCGGTGAGCGCGTTGCCGATTTCCTTCATGATCAGGCGGCGGAGCGGCCGGGCCCCATAGGCCGGTTCATAGCCCTTCCCGGCCAGCCAGCGCCGGGCCGCGGGGGCCAGCTCGATGTGCACGCGCTTTTCGGCGAGCTGGGCCTGCAACTCGGCCACCATTTTGTCAACCACCCGCTCCACAATCTCCATGGCGAGCGGTTTGAAATGGATGGTCGCATCCAGGCGGTTTCTGAACTCCGGCGGGAACAGGTTTTTGATGGCCTTCTGTTCCTTGCCGCTGGAATCGCCCAGAAAGCCGATGCTGCGCTCGCTCAGTTCCCGCGCGCCCGCATTGGTGGTCATAATCAGAATCACCTTGCGGAAATCCGCGCGTCTGCCGCTGTTGTCGGTGAGGGTGGAGTGATCCATGACCTGCAGCAGAATGGAGAAGATATCGGGATGGGCCTTTTCGATTTCATCCAGCAGCAGCACCGAGTAGGGGTGCTTTCTGATGGCATCGGTCAACAGGCCGCCCTGATCGAAGCCCACATAGCCGGGGGGCGCGCCGATGAGCCGGGCCACCGCATGCTTTTCCATGTATTCGCTCATGTCGAAGCGCTCGAAATGAACGGAAAGCGCGCTCGCGAGCTGGCGGGCCACCTCGGTCTTGCCCACCCCGGTCGGCCCGGCGAAGAGGAAGGAGCCGGTGGGCGAGTTGGGATTGCCCAGGCCCGCGCGACTGCGCTTCACCGCCTGCACCAGGGCGGCAATGGCCTCGTCCTGCCCGAAAATGAAGGATTTCAGCCGTTCCTCCAGATAACGCAAGTCTTCCACGTCGCTGTGGAATCTGCTGGCCACCGGCACCCGGGCCATGCTGGAAACCACCGCCTCCACGTCGCGCACGGTCACGGTTTTGCCCGTCTTGCCGGCCAGCCGGAAGGCCGCGCCCACTTCGTCCATGACGTCAATGGCCTTGTCCGGCAGAAAGCGGTCGTTGATATGCCGCTGGGCCAGCTCGGCCGTGGCCGTGATGGCGTTTTTGGCGTAGCGGATCTGGTGGTGCGCCTCGTACCGGGGCTGCAGGCCGCGCAAAATGGCGCAGGTGTCTGCCACGCTCGGTTCCTCGATGTCCAGCTTCTGAAAGCGGCGGGCCAGCGCCCGGTCCTTCTCGATCTGGTTCTTGTACTCTTCGTAGGTCGTGGAGCCGATGCAGCGCAGGGTGCCGGACTGCAGGGCCGGTTTCAGCAGGTTGGAGGCGTCCATGGAGCCGCCGCTGGTCGCGCCCGCACCGATGATGGTGTGCATCTCGTCGATGAAGAGGATGGCCTTGTCCTTGGCTTCGATCGCGGCCACCACCTCTTTCAGCCTTTTTTCGAAATCGCCGCGGTACTTGGTGCCTGCCACCAGGGTGCCCATGTCGAGCATGTAGATTTCCGCGCCCGAGAGCAGATCCGGCACCAGTTCCCCGGGATCCGGCTGCTCCTGTTTGCGGGCCAGGCTGTCGTTGTGGATGCGCAGGGCCAGTCCCTCGGCCATGGCGGTCTTGCCCACGCCCGGCTCGCCCACCAGGAGCGGATTGTTCTTCCGCCGGCGGCAGAGAATCTGCATCATGCGGTTCAGTTCCCGGTCCCGGCCGATCAGGGGATCGATTCTGCCCTCTGCCGCGCGCCGGGCAAAGTTGACGGTAAATTCCTCCAGCGGATCCCCGCTGGGCCGCTCACCGGTCTTGCGCGGCTGGCCGCCTTCATCGGGAGAGCGTTTCGCATCGGGCCGCATGTGTTCCGGCAGACCGTGGGTGATATACTCCACCACCTCCATGCGGCCAATGCCTTCGGTGCCCAGAAAGTAGACGGCATAGGAGTCCTGCTCGTTGAAGATGGCGACCAGCACGTCTCCGGGGTCCACCTCCTTTTTGCCGCAGCTCTGCACGTGGTTCACGGCCCGCTGCAGAACCCGGTTGAAGGCCAGGGTCTGGGCCGGCTCGCCCGCCTCGCCTTTCAACACCGGCATGTTGCCGTTAAAGAAACGTTCCAGCCGTTCCTTCAGATTTTCGTTGTTGCCGCCACAACTTTCGATGATGTGTCGCGCCAGCTCGTCATGCAAAAGGCCGTAGAGCATGTGTTCCACCGTGACATACTCGTGGCGGTGCTGCTTGGCTTCCTTGATGGCCTTGATCAGGGCCAGTTCCAAATCCTTGCTGAGCATAGGGGTGCCTCCCAGCGATAAAAGGGCTCAGGTGTCCCGTTCCAGGGAACAGCGCAGGGGAAACCGGCTCTTCTTGGCCAGCCGGTGCACGGTCACCACCTTGGTTTCGGCGATTTCCCGGGTATAGGTTCCGGCCACGCCCTGGCCGTCATGGTGCACATTCAGCATGATGCGGGTCGCCTCTTCGCTGTCCTTGTCGAAGATGCGCTCCAGGATCATCACCACGAATTCCATGGTGGTGTAGTCGTCGTTGTGCAGCAGGACCCGGTACATGGGCGGTTCCTGTACCTGCTCCCTGCTGATGGTTTCGGTTTCGCCCTTGCGGATTGTACTGTTTTCGGCCATGGTTTTTCTGCCTGGGCAGGGGATGGGCGCATGCATCCGGAGTGCATGCAGGTTTTTTTCACGGCCGGACAAAAGAGGCCGGCTCCGGCTGAATTTTAATGCGGGCCGTGGATTTTGCAAGAGCGGACGGCAGAGCCGATCCAGCAGTCTGAGCGCCTGTTTTCGGGGGCAGCATGGCGGTCAGGAGCCAGTGCAGCACCAGTTCCGGTGGGATCGCCGAGTTTTTGAGCCGCAGTTCTGCCTGCAAAAGCAGCCGCATCCAGGCAAGCAGGCGCGGCAGGGGGAGTTTGGCGGCAGCCGTGAACTGGGTGTACAGGGCATAGGGATGGCCGTCCAGGAGCTTTTTCAGGTCTGCCCGCTCCCGCAGGCTCGCCAGCCTGTTCTGAAAGTCCGCATAGCGGCTCTGCGGGCTGAGGCCGGCCTCGCCACCTGCCATGAGCGCACGGAAGAGCAGCATCTTGCGCACCGCATTGCGGAGAATGGCCAGGGGAATGAGCGGGAACACCCCATCTTCGAAGAGGCGCGCCAGCACGCCGAGCGCTTCCGGCAAATCGCCCCTGCCGACCGGATCGCTCAGGGCGTAGACCGCCTCTTCTTTGGAGCGGCCTACGAGTTCGTCCAGGGCCTCCCGGGTAATGAGCGGCTCATTGCCCACAGAGAGCATGAGCTTCCACAGCTCGTTCTCCACAGCCGCCGGGTGAAAGCCGACCCGCTCCAGCAAAAGCGCCACGAGTTCCGGCGCCATTTTCTTGCCGCCTGCCTTCAATGTGTCCCTGACGATGTGCTGCAGGATCGGAAGCTGGGCCCGCTGGGCCTGGGCGCCTGAACCTTCGGGAACGCTGCAATCGATCACGGTTGCATGCTCCTTCAGATACCTGTACAGCTTCTTGCGCTTGTCCACGCTCCCGGACAGGAAGATCAGCACATTCTGGGGGGGCAGGCCCTGGGCCAGGAGCGCGGCGAGCCGCTCGCCCGCCGCGTCCCCGGAACTCCGGCTCTGGCTGCCCTGTTCCGCCATGGCCCGCAGGTAGGGCCGCGTCCAGTCCAGGCTCTCGCCGGGACGATCAAAATCGAAATGCTGCCGCCACTCCGCCGCTGTCAGGCCCGAAAGCGCCTCTTCTTCGGGCTCCAGACCTGCGCCGCGCACAAAGGCGAGCAGCGCCCGGCGGATGCCGTCTTCCTGGCCCGCGGTTTTGGCCTTGCTCACCTTGTCCCACAGTCTGGAGCATTCGGTGCTGGCGGCCAGCAGCTCGCTGTCCGTGATCCGAAATACCTGCCTGCCGCCAAAAAGGCTGAAGGTGGCGAGCTTGTTGAAGGTGCTCTGATGATCTTCCCCTTCGCCCTCGATGAGATGCAGCTCGCCGCCCCCGGCCAACAGCGCCTTTTCGACGAGCGCCAGCGATTTGCGGCAGAGATAGGATTCCCCGAAGAGCAACACGGCCCCAACCGGTGTTCCGGGCAGTGTCTGCAGCCAGGCCGCAACCTGTTCCGCTTTGATGAGCGCCATGCTTCAATTGCCGTAGCGCACCGGTCGACCGACGTCCTGCGGCTGCACCCGCTGGTTTCTGGGAATGTACACCGGGCCGCCGTCCGCCCGGGGCAGAATCTGTTCCTGCTGTCGGTACTGGAGGGCGCGGCTGGTTCCGCGCTGGCCCTGACTCATGCTCTGGCCGCCGATGCTGCCGCTCACCCCATCCTCGTCCAGGATTTTGTGCAGAATGGCGGTCAGGGAACCGGGCTGCAGATAGTCCTGGCCGCGGCCGCCGGCAAAGATGGCGGCGGTCTGCTGGGCCACCTGTTTCCAGGAGGGTGAACCGGCAGTTCTGGCCACGATTTCACAGAAGCTCTTGTTGTAGGGATCGTTGATCATGGCCAGACCCGTGCCGATCGAGGCCAGCAGGTCCACCCGGCTCTCGAAGAGCCGGGTCAGGGTGGTGTAGACCTTGACGCCGCCGCAGGAGCCGAGACTCAGGAAGCGCTGCTTGTTCTGCAGGTCGGCCGGCGTGATCTGGCCTTCCTCGATCAGCTCCTGCAGCGGTTCGATGATCTGCTCGGAGCGCCAGTAGCTGTGGCCGCGCTGGGCCAGCATTTCATCGCCCGAGAGAATGAAGCGCCGCAACAGTTCCTTCTGGGTTTCCTTGTCGGAATACACGAACTGGGTATTCACGATCTGCACGCCGCCCACGGTCCTGACAAAACTGATGGCGCAGCGCCGGTTGCGCATGGCGGAGAAGAGCGCACCCGGCGCGCCGCCCGTGCCGCAGACGCCGCCGATGCTGTACTGCCTGGAGGGCTCGATTCGGTAACCGGCCTTCATGAGCAGGTTGGCGTTGGAGGCAAAGGACTGGCGGCCGTCGTCGTCCGGATGGTACATGGAGAGCGAGGCGATCCTGTTGTCCCGCTTCCACTCGGCAAAGGGCGTGACCTGATACCTGTCCAGATTGACCCGGCTGCCCGGGGCGGCCAACAGTTGCACGATGCGCACCTGGGCCGCTGTCCCCAGAAGTTCGGGATAGTTCTGCTCGTAGTACTGCAGGATGACCCGCACGAGCTTGGCGGTCACCGGGTCGCCGCTCTGGCTTGCCCGGCCCATCAGGGCGATCAGGTGGCTTCGGGCCTCGGGCGTCAGCATTTTCAGGAGATGGGCGAAGGTGGCGGAGAAGAGCAGCACCGAATCCGGATCCTTGAAGGCCGAGCTGGCCACCAGATTCAGAATCTCCTTCTGCCGGGCGAAGTCCTGCGGGAAAAAGTCGGTGAGCTTGCCCTTTTGGGCATTGCTTGAAATGAAGTCCGACACAAAGCGGCTTTCCGGGTCGATACTGCGGAGGAAGCCCAGCAGATCGCCGCCGTTTCTCCGGGCTATGCGCTCCTTCATCACCGGCACGATGATGTCGCGGAAGGAGGAGTCGTAGAGTTCGCTGCCCTGGGCCAGCACCACGTACATCCCGGCCGTGGGCAGGTCCCGGGCGGCCTGCGAACGTGCGGCCGAGGTGGCCTGGCGCAGCACGGCCACA
This region includes:
- a CDS encoding threonine/serine ThrE exporter family protein → MSLQLIVPPEAGSTGAAAAPAPQEAANTARPAAPQPEPPIKSILDFIQRYVATLLAAGSQTDRVDRTADRIARSWGCQLELAILSHHFMLSVVKPSPDGQTSERRTAVASIVSSGPNFQRVAALNALSWNVVDQGLTLQEAVQRFEAVCAVPPIRPELLQVLVPCASAALCRLFSGTPLDMTLVFLAAWVGFFLRRRLVAWRVDLKITFVLCAFVASMLPAMGMIWHWPGATQIALATSPLFLVPGLPLINAVLDLLGGHVLLGVSRLIRAATLVICIALGLSFTMLLMGVESL
- a CDS encoding threonine/serine exporter family protein, with protein sequence MNLALLLLENGVCAAVATVGFAALSRPTKQIVIVAAILAALGRMCRTGLMQAHVAIAPATLVAAMLIALCSMPAARRYRIPAEMFAFPALLPMVPGMFAYQAILKTLQFMEVGNTPQGHTLLGDIVYNGLATFFILCALAIGSTVPLLIFHPESALGRLLPRFCSRRQAVQVQTAGSQGKEQLDDAAGPR
- the queA gene encoding tRNA preQ1(34) S-adenosylmethionine ribosyltransferase-isomerase QueA, which translates into the protein MYADFAYSLDDYDYVLPPELIAQEPAPARDGSRLLVLNTCGAGPEHRRFHDLPRLFRAGDVLALNNTRVFPARLLGSKASGGRIELFLLGFPETEEASGQSEHCATARALLKSSKRARIGARLSFGPALQAEVTALHQDGTAGVRLWFPAGKRLEEVLADCGRMPLPPYITRTDESHRQQDSERYQTCYARYTGSVAAPTAGLHFTPELLAELERMGVIMAPLTLHVGYGTFAPVRTADIRAHPIHSEWVSVPAASAEAVNAAKKAGRRVWAVGTTSTRTLEFAAARGCGAEGPVAAFAGLCNLYIYPGFRFQVVDNLVTNFHLPKSSLLFLVAALAGRERTLAAYETAVRLRYRFFSYGDAMAIVTKS
- the mqnB gene encoding futalosine hydrolase encodes the protein MLLVTATDLEMQALTAACVPARLPEQRLVCGVGPAEAAFRLGLFLAAAGASGQLPDCVLNIGIAGAYLHPGLPAPAVLDCCLATSEVLGDLGKCQHGRLLPLQSGCHDFFPLDAALGSRIRSRLEEAGFPVETGPFVTVSCASGDRDRADLLLARYPDALCENMEGAALALAAAHFGLPFAELRCVSNVVDEPERQHWCLQAACARCGEVAALLFEEKHTWIP
- a CDS encoding 1,4-dihydroxy-6-naphthoate synthase; its protein translation is MDPLSLGYSPCPNDTYIFNALVHRLIPYAGPELAPPVLDDVETLNAWAMQGRFDITKLSCHAYGYLRDQYRVLSAGAALGRGCGPLLVTHHGDKAADPAGWRVAIPGRYTTAALLLQLYLPGCTTTVMRFDRIMDALEQQSVDAGLIIHEGRFTYRDRDLLCVQDLGEWWERETGFPIPLGCIAMKSGLGQDLHDAVSVGIVQSIRWAEAHPDACLPYIRAHAQELAPGVIRSHIDLYVNSFSKDLGPEGLAAIDELIRRGQAIGLLPVV
- a CDS encoding arginyltransferase, producing the protein MQGRASVPADSGRPGAAGTPVPPLDPGLVQRFGLIFSRCPYGFDQPAVYHQAGFMHLNSQTMGALLENGYRRNGNHMYTMHCPGCRGCVSIRLDPAQFRPNRNQKRVWRKNQDIVVQPGPLLMSREHLSLLDKFLRIRFHNQDSQAESYYSQFFLTTISPCFELRYWADGVLVGVAIVDATPEWLNAVYFYFDPDQGWRSPGTFNILNLVHFCRQHGIPKLYLGYCIEGLLAMAYKKAFRPHELLLQGQWRRIA
- a CDS encoding branched-chain amino acid transaminase; the protein is MQTSEFIWFDGRLVPWDQAQVHVLTHALHYGSAVFEGIRAYSCANGQSAVFRLEDHAQRLINSAKILRMDLGFTAGQIAEACVETLKANRMSAAYIRPLSFAGYGEMGVYPGDNPVHTIIAVWPWGAYLGADALEKGIRVKTSSFARSHVNTLMSKAKAAGNYINSILAKIEAREDGYDEAIMLDTAGFVSEATGENVFIVKDGIIKTTPLTSILGGITRLSIIEIARELGYTVEEQQFTRDEFYIADEAFFTGTAAELTPIRELDRREIGPAGPITRRLQAEFFRIVRGENLKHANWLHSYSL
- the clpA gene encoding ATP-dependent Clp protease ATP-binding subunit ClpA, whose product is MLSKDLELALIKAIKEAKQHRHEYVTVEHMLYGLLHDELARHIIESCGGNNENLKERLERFFNGNMPVLKGEAGEPAQTLAFNRVLQRAVNHVQSCGKKEVDPGDVLVAIFNEQDSYAVYFLGTEGIGRMEVVEYITHGLPEHMRPDAKRSPDEGGQPRKTGERPSGDPLEEFTVNFARRAAEGRIDPLIGRDRELNRMMQILCRRRKNNPLLVGEPGVGKTAMAEGLALRIHNDSLARKQEQPDPGELVPDLLSGAEIYMLDMGTLVAGTKYRGDFEKRLKEVVAAIEAKDKAILFIDEMHTIIGAGATSGGSMDASNLLKPALQSGTLRCIGSTTYEEYKNQIEKDRALARRFQKLDIEEPSVADTCAILRGLQPRYEAHHQIRYAKNAITATAELAQRHINDRFLPDKAIDVMDEVGAAFRLAGKTGKTVTVRDVEAVVSSMARVPVASRFHSDVEDLRYLEERLKSFIFGQDEAIAALVQAVKRSRAGLGNPNSPTGSFLFAGPTGVGKTEVARQLASALSVHFERFDMSEYMEKHAVARLIGAPPGYVGFDQGGLLTDAIRKHPYSVLLLDEIEKAHPDIFSILLQVMDHSTLTDNSGRRADFRKVILIMTTNAGARELSERSIGFLGDSSGKEQKAIKNLFPPEFRNRLDATIHFKPLAMEIVERVVDKMVAELQAQLAEKRVHIELAPAARRWLAGKGYEPAYGARPLRRLIMKEIGNALTEEILFGKLVKGGTARVDRKKDAMVFSYR
- the clpS gene encoding ATP-dependent Clp protease adapter ClpS, whose protein sequence is MAENSTIRKGETETISREQVQEPPMYRVLLHNDDYTTMEFVVMILERIFDKDSEEATRIMLNVHHDGQGVAGTYTREIAETKVVTVHRLAKKSRFPLRCSLERDT
- the holA gene encoding DNA polymerase III subunit delta, with product MALIKAEQVAAWLQTLPGTPVGAVLLFGESYLCRKSLALVEKALLAGGGELHLIEGEGEDHQSTFNKLATFSLFGGRQVFRITDSELLAASTECSRLWDKVSKAKTAGQEDGIRRALLAFVRGAGLEPEEEALSGLTAAEWRQHFDFDRPGESLDWTRPYLRAMAEQGSQSRSSGDAAGERLAALLAQGLPPQNVLIFLSGSVDKRKKLYRYLKEHATVIDCSVPEGSGAQAQRAQLPILQHIVRDTLKAGGKKMAPELVALLLERVGFHPAAVENELWKLMLSVGNEPLITREALDELVGRSKEEAVYALSDPVGRGDLPEALGVLARLFEDGVFPLIPLAILRNAVRKMLLFRALMAGGEAGLSPQSRYADFQNRLASLRERADLKKLLDGHPYALYTQFTAAAKLPLPRLLAWMRLLLQAELRLKNSAIPPELVLHWLLTAMLPPKTGAQTAGSALPSALAKSTARIKIQPEPASFVRP